Proteins found in one Synechococcales cyanobacterium CNB genomic segment:
- a CDS encoding tryptophan synthase subunit alpha, whose amino-acid sequence MNRIETAFSDAHAKNTRLLMPFLCGGFPRPGMTGPLLAALETNGASIVEIGIPFSDPIADGPVIAGAMHDAIQAGATPASIFAEVRSVRDSIGMGLVAMVSVSIVQRLGGHDGFLDRAKEAGFDGMIVPDLPLEEGGAFRDRCGELGLTFSYLVAPTTPRDRASALARSSTGFVYLLARTGITGERDDAPDVAERVASLRRSTDLPIACGFGISKTAHVRAVVTHADAAIVGSALVRRIEQAVESGQDAVEAAGAFTRELASGLHDTRG is encoded by the coding sequence ATGAACCGAATCGAGACGGCATTCAGCGACGCGCACGCCAAGAACACGCGCTTGCTGATGCCCTTTCTGTGCGGGGGATTTCCCCGGCCGGGCATGACGGGACCGCTGCTCGCCGCGCTCGAGACGAATGGGGCCTCGATTGTCGAGATCGGCATCCCGTTCTCCGATCCGATTGCCGACGGACCCGTCATTGCGGGTGCCATGCACGACGCGATCCAGGCGGGAGCCACCCCGGCCAGCATCTTCGCTGAAGTCCGTTCCGTTCGGGATTCGATCGGAATGGGTCTTGTCGCGATGGTCAGTGTTTCGATCGTGCAACGCCTCGGAGGGCACGACGGGTTTCTCGATCGAGCCAAGGAAGCCGGGTTCGACGGGATGATCGTGCCAGATCTGCCGCTGGAAGAGGGCGGAGCCTTTCGGGACCGCTGCGGGGAGCTTGGATTGACGTTCTCGTACCTGGTCGCGCCGACGACGCCTCGAGACCGAGCCTCCGCGCTCGCGAGGAGTTCGACCGGCTTCGTCTACCTGCTTGCCAGGACGGGGATTACCGGAGAGCGCGACGACGCCCCGGACGTGGCGGAGCGCGTCGCCAGCCTGCGGCGTTCGACCGATCTGCCCATCGCCTGCGGGTTCGGCATTTCCAAGACGGCCCATGTTCGGGCGGTCGTGACCCACGCGGATGCCGCCATCGTCGGGAGCGCATTGGTCCGCCGCATCGAGCAGGCCGTTGAGTCCGGGCAGGATGCCGTGGAAGCCGCCGGCGCGTTCACCCGCGAACTGGCCTCGGGCCTGCACGACACGCGGGGTTGA
- the map gene encoding type I methionyl aminopeptidase codes for MPRPTIVTETDTELALAAAQCVVETHYRLASFLRVGQSLADIDRFVARTLEDLRCRSCFLHYKVPKTPPFPSHACLSVNDCIVHGTAGYLTRPLAEGDVLKVDVGVVHRGWIGDAAWTYSFGRPSDVVRRLMACGKEAIRRGIAELRPGNTYMAWARAVQSHVEGECGFHLVRGLGGHGYGRRLHEPPFVSNVVPGSPFEWPDGGEPCRPGTLVAVEPMIAAGTGRTRQARHEWPIFTADGSMSVHYEHDVLITEAGPRVLTEGLESLPDEVG; via the coding sequence ATGCCGCGGCCGACCATCGTCACCGAGACCGACACCGAACTCGCCCTTGCAGCGGCACAGTGTGTCGTCGAGACTCACTACCGTCTCGCTTCGTTTCTGCGCGTCGGCCAGTCCCTCGCGGACATCGACCGTTTCGTGGCTCGCACGCTCGAGGATCTGCGTTGCCGGTCGTGCTTCCTTCACTACAAGGTGCCCAAGACGCCCCCCTTCCCATCGCATGCCTGTCTGAGCGTCAACGACTGTATCGTCCACGGCACGGCAGGGTACCTCACGCGGCCGCTCGCCGAGGGGGACGTGCTCAAGGTCGACGTCGGCGTCGTCCATCGCGGATGGATCGGCGACGCCGCGTGGACCTATTCATTCGGCCGCCCATCCGACGTAGTCCGGCGGCTCATGGCGTGCGGCAAAGAGGCGATCCGGCGGGGCATCGCGGAACTCCGGCCGGGCAACACCTACATGGCTTGGGCGCGCGCGGTGCAGAGCCACGTCGAAGGCGAGTGCGGCTTCCATCTTGTCCGCGGGCTGGGTGGGCACGGGTACGGGCGGAGGTTGCACGAGCCGCCGTTCGTGTCCAACGTCGTGCCCGGCTCGCCCTTCGAGTGGCCGGACGGCGGGGAGCCGTGCCGGCCAGGCACGCTCGTCGCGGTCGAGCCGATGATCGCGGCCGGGACGGGCCGCACCAGGCAGGCGAGGCATGAATGGCCCATCTTCACGGCGGACGGTTCGATGAGCGTGCACTATGAACACGACGTCTTGATCACGGAAGCCGGCCCGCGCGTGCTGACCGAAGGACTCGAGTCTCTCCCCGACGAAGTGGGCTGA
- the hutI gene encoding imidazolonepropionase, producing the protein MSLLIRNARLVTMAGSPVPRRGEDMHAIGVIDRADVLVRGSTIEAVSQGGGIRPPAGAQMIDARGRVLLPGFVDCHTHACWAGSRLDEWEARLRGETYLDTLRRGSGIMTTVRAVRSASERELADGLVERLDRVLRSGTTTIEVKSGYGLTTADEMKMLRAIRLAGEAWKGTVVPTACIGHAIDPDVPRESFVRRTIKETLPAISDEFPGIAIDAYCESGAWTVEECLRVFDAAMARGHPCRVHADQFTRLGMTSEAVRRRFASVDHLEASVSEDAQALAASVTAAVLLPCSGFHLDGRYADGRAVIDAGGVVALATNWNPGSAPCGSMPMAVALGVRMCGLTVGEAVCAATVNAACVLGLRDRGIVSPGMRADLVLLRHTDERTLAWEFGMEAADLVVCGGLVLES; encoded by the coding sequence GTGAGCCTGCTGATCCGCAATGCACGGCTGGTAACCATGGCGGGTTCGCCTGTGCCGCGCCGCGGCGAAGACATGCACGCGATCGGCGTGATCGACCGGGCGGACGTGCTGGTGCGAGGGAGCACGATCGAAGCGGTTTCTCAGGGAGGCGGGATTCGGCCGCCCGCCGGCGCACAGATGATCGACGCCCGTGGGCGCGTTCTCCTGCCCGGCTTCGTCGACTGCCACACGCACGCCTGCTGGGCGGGCAGCAGGCTTGACGAGTGGGAAGCACGACTCCGCGGGGAAACGTACCTCGACACGCTACGGCGCGGCAGCGGCATCATGACGACGGTGCGGGCCGTGCGATCGGCGAGCGAGCGCGAACTTGCCGATGGACTCGTCGAACGTCTCGACCGCGTGCTGCGCTCCGGCACGACCACGATCGAGGTCAAGAGCGGCTACGGCCTGACCACGGCGGACGAGATGAAGATGCTCCGGGCGATCCGGCTCGCGGGCGAGGCGTGGAAGGGCACGGTCGTCCCCACGGCCTGCATCGGACACGCCATCGATCCGGACGTGCCACGCGAATCCTTCGTGCGTCGAACGATCAAGGAGACTCTGCCCGCGATCTCGGACGAGTTCCCCGGCATCGCCATCGATGCCTATTGCGAGAGCGGCGCGTGGACGGTCGAGGAGTGTCTTCGCGTTTTCGACGCGGCTATGGCACGCGGGCATCCCTGCCGAGTCCACGCGGACCAGTTCACACGGCTCGGCATGACTTCCGAAGCCGTGCGACGCCGCTTCGCGAGCGTTGACCACCTCGAGGCGAGCGTGAGCGAAGACGCCCAAGCGCTCGCCGCCTCGGTCACGGCTGCCGTCCTGCTGCCATGCTCTGGCTTCCACCTCGACGGTCGCTACGCCGACGGTCGCGCCGTGATTGACGCTGGTGGGGTCGTTGCCCTGGCGACGAACTGGAATCCCGGGAGCGCTCCGTGCGGCTCCATGCCGATGGCCGTCGCGCTCGGTGTGCGGATGTGCGGCCTCACCGTCGGCGAGGCCGTCTGCGCCGCAACCGTGAACGCGGCGTGCGTGCTCGGACTGCGCGACCGCGGCATCGTCTCCCCCGGGATGCGGGCCGACCTGGTCTTGCTCAGGCACACGGACGAACGCACGCTCGCGTGGGAGTTCGGCATGGAGGCTGCGGACCTCGTGGTTTGCGGGGGACTGGTGCTGGAGTCTTGA
- the guaA gene encoding glutamine-hydrolyzing GMP synthase, protein MPPLPHDEVIPILDFGSQTAQLIARRVREAGAFSLLLAPDTPVSEIKALNPKGIILSGGPASVYESGAPTCDPAILDLGVPVLGICYGMQLACQMLGARIARAHRREFGRAHLDISDSGDLFAAVPNRTTVWMSHGDQVENLTVACLETIASTPTCPHAAVRSADPARRFFGVQFHPEVTHTPHGIDVIRNFLYEICRCRGAWRMADYAQTASERIRAQVGDGHVICGLSGGVDSSVTAALLHHAIGDHLTCVFVDTGLLRKNERHLVETTFRDHFHIDLRVIDAAGAFLADLAGVTEPQEKRRRIGHRFIEVFNAEAARIASQGRHARFLAQGTLYPDVIESGHSVGGKSAGIKLHHNVGGLPSDLAFELVEPLRDLFKDEVRKLGEVLGLPDQIIWRHPFPGPGLAVRILGEVTREKLDLLRECDEILLEEIVAADLYRKTSQVFAVLLPVQSVGVMGDGRTYESVVAIRAVETQDFMTADWARIPFSVLATISGRIINEVRGVNRVVYDISSKPPATIEWE, encoded by the coding sequence ATGCCCCCTCTCCCGCATGATGAAGTCATCCCCATTCTCGACTTCGGGTCGCAGACTGCCCAACTGATCGCGCGCCGCGTCCGCGAGGCAGGGGCGTTCTCGCTGCTCCTCGCGCCGGACACGCCCGTGAGCGAGATCAAGGCCCTCAACCCCAAGGGCATCATCCTGTCCGGTGGACCGGCCAGCGTCTACGAGTCAGGCGCGCCTACGTGTGATCCTGCCATCCTCGACCTGGGCGTCCCCGTCCTCGGCATCTGCTACGGCATGCAACTGGCCTGCCAGATGCTCGGCGCACGGATCGCCCGTGCCCACCGGCGCGAGTTCGGCCGTGCCCACCTCGACATCTCGGATTCGGGCGATCTCTTCGCAGCGGTCCCGAACCGCACGACTGTCTGGATGTCGCACGGCGATCAGGTCGAGAACCTCACCGTCGCGTGCTTGGAGACGATCGCGTCGACGCCGACCTGTCCGCACGCTGCCGTCCGGTCCGCCGATCCTGCCCGCCGGTTCTTCGGCGTGCAGTTCCACCCGGAGGTGACCCACACCCCTCACGGCATCGACGTCATCCGCAACTTCCTCTACGAAATCTGCCGTTGCCGGGGCGCATGGCGGATGGCCGACTACGCCCAGACCGCCTCGGAGCGCATCCGGGCGCAGGTCGGCGACGGGCACGTCATCTGCGGCCTCTCGGGTGGCGTCGACTCGTCCGTCACGGCCGCCCTGCTGCACCACGCTATTGGCGACCACCTCACCTGCGTTTTCGTGGACACCGGACTGCTGCGCAAGAACGAGCGTCACCTGGTTGAAACCACCTTCCGCGACCATTTCCACATCGACCTTCGCGTCATTGACGCTGCGGGCGCCTTTCTCGCCGATCTCGCGGGTGTGACGGAGCCGCAGGAGAAGCGTCGCCGGATCGGCCACAGGTTCATCGAGGTCTTCAACGCCGAGGCGGCCCGCATCGCGTCCCAGGGCAGGCACGCCCGCTTTCTCGCGCAGGGCACGCTCTACCCGGACGTGATCGAGTCGGGCCACTCCGTGGGGGGCAAGTCGGCGGGCATCAAGCTCCACCATAACGTCGGCGGGCTGCCTTCGGACCTCGCCTTCGAGCTTGTCGAACCGCTCCGCGACCTCTTCAAGGACGAAGTCCGCAAGCTCGGCGAAGTGCTGGGCCTGCCCGACCAGATCATCTGGCGGCACCCGTTCCCCGGCCCGGGGCTGGCGGTGCGCATCCTTGGCGAAGTCACACGCGAGAAACTCGACCTGCTCCGCGAATGCGACGAGATCCTGCTGGAAGAGATCGTGGCCGCCGACCTCTATCGCAAGACCAGCCAGGTCTTCGCCGTGCTCCTGCCGGTGCAATCGGTGGGCGTAATGGGCGACGGCCGCACCTACGAGTCCGTGGTCGCTATCCGCGCCGTCGAAACGCAGGACTTCATGACCGCGGACTGGGCGCGCATCCCGTTCAGCGTGCTGGCGACGATCTCGGGCCGGATCATCAATGAGGTGCGCGGGGTAAACCGCGTCGTCTACGACATCTCCAGCAAGCCGCCCGCCACCATCGAGTGGGAGTGA
- a CDS encoding ATP-binding protein codes for MTDGRPHITVEMLSNPVYLSGARQLVSSVAQRLGFDELACSQIALAVDEALCNVIRHGYDRAADRPIWLSLWPVEEGKGGLRIVIEDEAKQVDVDAIKGRKLEDVRPGGLGVHIIREVMDEVKYERREGVGMRLTLVKRVPMSAGPKVTPKCERGCDG; via the coding sequence ATGACGGACGGTCGGCCGCACATCACGGTCGAAATGCTGAGCAACCCCGTCTACCTGAGCGGGGCGAGGCAGCTGGTGTCGAGCGTCGCGCAGCGGCTGGGCTTTGACGAGTTGGCGTGCTCACAGATCGCGCTCGCGGTGGACGAGGCGCTCTGCAACGTGATCCGGCACGGGTACGACCGGGCTGCCGACCGGCCGATCTGGCTGAGCCTCTGGCCGGTGGAAGAGGGCAAGGGCGGGCTTCGGATCGTGATCGAGGACGAGGCGAAGCAGGTGGACGTGGACGCGATCAAGGGCCGGAAACTGGAGGACGTGCGACCCGGGGGCCTGGGGGTCCACATCATCCGTGAGGTCATGGACGAGGTGAAGTACGAGCGACGCGAGGGCGTGGGGATGAGGCTGACGCTCGTGAAGCGTGTGCCGATGTCGGCGGGACCGAAAGTGACTCCGAAGTGCGAGCGAGGGTGCGATGGCTGA
- a CDS encoding STAS domain-containing protein, with product MAERTGLAIGREERVRDAIRRAQDARPKRLVIDLSAVEYMDSSGLATLVEAMKVARGQKAALVLCNMSAKVRAIFEIARLHHYFTITGTVEDAMIG from the coding sequence ATGGCTGAGAGGACCGGGCTGGCGATCGGGCGGGAGGAGCGCGTGCGCGACGCGATCCGCCGCGCCCAGGACGCGCGGCCAAAGCGGCTCGTCATCGACCTGTCGGCCGTCGAGTACATGGACAGTTCCGGGCTTGCAACGCTGGTTGAGGCGATGAAGGTGGCTCGCGGGCAGAAGGCCGCGTTGGTGCTGTGCAACATGAGCGCGAAGGTCCGGGCGATCTTCGAGATCGCGCGGCTGCATCACTACTTCACCATCACCGGAACGGTCGAGGACGCGATGATCGGCTGA
- a CDS encoding ABC transporter permease, with product MADGAGAGRGGDGRAAMGAPLRAVAAVGGRTLGLIDHVGGAVNLFLDALRWVWRGLTEKRVRLGVPAMAAQIIRVGVRSIFIVSLVSGCVGLILALQLAPPLDELGQRDKVANIVGVAVLRELGPLIGAIVLTGFAGASIAAEIGTMVVSEEIEALEAHALNPVRFLVVPRVTATILSMTVLGVLSDVVSIVAAIGVSISLLDIPYSLFMTNMLMQVELVDFLTGVGKATIFGMLIGVIACTNGLKVTGGAAGVGNATTQTVVQCVVAIVIADLVFTAIFYALKLF from the coding sequence ATGGCGGACGGGGCGGGGGCAGGTCGCGGCGGGGACGGACGCGCCGCAATGGGCGCGCCGCTCAGGGCGGTTGCGGCGGTGGGGGGGCGCACGCTCGGGCTGATCGACCACGTCGGCGGGGCAGTGAACCTCTTCCTCGACGCGCTCCGGTGGGTCTGGCGAGGGCTGACCGAGAAGCGGGTGCGGCTCGGCGTGCCGGCGATGGCCGCGCAGATCATCCGCGTCGGCGTGCGCTCCATCTTCATCGTCTCGCTGGTTTCAGGCTGCGTCGGACTGATCCTCGCCCTGCAGCTCGCCCCGCCGCTGGACGAACTCGGGCAGCGCGACAAGGTGGCGAACATCGTGGGCGTGGCCGTGCTGCGCGAACTCGGCCCGCTCATCGGGGCCATCGTGCTCACCGGGTTCGCTGGTGCGTCCATCGCGGCGGAGATCGGCACAATGGTCGTCAGCGAGGAGATCGAGGCCCTGGAGGCGCACGCGCTCAACCCGGTGCGGTTCCTCGTCGTGCCGCGGGTCACGGCAACGATCCTGAGCATGACTGTGCTGGGCGTGCTGTCGGACGTAGTCTCGATCGTGGCCGCGATCGGCGTGTCGATCTCGCTCCTCGACATCCCCTATTCGCTCTTCATGACCAACATGCTCATGCAGGTCGAACTGGTCGACTTTCTCACGGGCGTCGGCAAGGCCACCATCTTCGGGATGCTCATCGGCGTCATCGCCTGCACCAACGGCCTGAAGGTCACTGGCGGGGCGGCCGGTGTCGGCAACGCCACCACGCAGACCGTCGTTCAGTGCGTGGTCGCGATCGTGATCGCAGACCTCGTCTTCACCGCGATCTTTTACGCCCTCAAACTGTTTTGA
- a CDS encoding CTP synthase — translation MHGSRRAVRKGTGGQGLLRRPGMVRCVMPPSPDPKPGAGASRRGGVGTGRREPIDATELLASVADTSTYTEFYSPVPDGYRKGWHKYVAVVGTVMSGLGKGIFSSSVAKMLKDKGLVVAPIKMEGYLNIDSGTLNPYRHGEVFVLDDGTECDMDLGTYERMLDQDLSTWNFTTSGRIFAEILDRERHGMYLGRDVQMIPHVTGEVKRKLRELAIRGDGQKPADVVFVEVGGTVGDYENGFYIEALRELAFEEGPGSVCFVALTYVIEPKALGEQKSKAAQLGIKRLLEAGIQPHMIACRATNPVQPTVLEKIAMFSNVPLRRVFSMHDRPSIYTIPDELRAEGLDREVLTLLGLHERVDAVKEDRARERWSRFITRLTTSHTRKVTIGVTGKYAQLRDAYASIEKALEHCSAHLRCAVEQRWIETTEVTDQNVADRLSGVDAVIVPGGFGSRGVEGKIACVRHCREGGVPYLGICLGFQVAVIEFARNVLRWADASSAEFDPECPTPVISELPEQKRIEGLGGTMRLGAQDVLIAPDTLAAFLFRERMSGGTVRERFRHRYEVDPTYIERLEAGGLVFSGRHPSQPIMQVLELPTVRPEGVVDDEPRARAVHPFFVGAQFHPELTSRPLRPQPLFMGLVAAAIRRRYERDDEEWRRVAADGDVTRWLMGAGARRQAV, via the coding sequence ATGCACGGCTCCAGAAGGGCGGTTCGAAAGGGTACAGGCGGGCAGGGCTTGTTGCGGCGGCCGGGCATGGTACGATGTGTCATGCCCCCATCACCAGACCCCAAGCCGGGCGCCGGCGCGAGCAGGCGTGGCGGCGTCGGCACGGGCCGCCGTGAGCCGATCGACGCCACCGAACTGCTCGCATCCGTCGCCGATACTTCCACCTACACCGAGTTCTACTCGCCGGTTCCCGACGGCTACCGCAAGGGCTGGCACAAGTACGTCGCCGTCGTCGGTACGGTGATGAGCGGGCTGGGCAAGGGCATCTTCTCGTCCAGCGTCGCCAAGATGCTCAAGGACAAGGGCCTCGTCGTCGCCCCCATCAAGATGGAGGGCTACCTCAACATCGACTCCGGCACGCTGAACCCGTACCGCCACGGCGAGGTCTTCGTCCTCGACGACGGCACCGAGTGCGACATGGACCTGGGCACCTACGAGCGCATGCTCGACCAGGACCTGAGCACGTGGAACTTCACGACCTCCGGCCGGATCTTCGCGGAGATCCTCGACCGCGAACGGCACGGCATGTACCTCGGGCGCGACGTGCAGATGATCCCGCACGTCACCGGCGAGGTGAAGCGGAAACTGCGCGAACTCGCCATCCGGGGCGACGGGCAGAAACCGGCGGACGTCGTCTTCGTCGAGGTCGGCGGCACGGTGGGTGACTACGAGAACGGGTTCTACATCGAGGCCCTGCGTGAACTGGCCTTCGAGGAGGGGCCGGGTTCGGTCTGCTTCGTCGCGCTGACCTACGTGATCGAGCCGAAGGCGCTGGGCGAGCAGAAGTCCAAGGCCGCCCAACTCGGCATCAAGCGGCTGCTCGAAGCCGGCATCCAGCCGCACATGATCGCGTGCCGGGCGACGAACCCGGTGCAGCCAACGGTGCTGGAAAAGATCGCCATGTTCTCCAACGTGCCGCTGCGGCGTGTCTTCTCGATGCACGACCGGCCGAGCATCTACACGATCCCGGACGAGCTGCGGGCCGAGGGCTTGGACCGGGAGGTGCTGACGCTGTTGGGCCTGCACGAGCGGGTGGACGCCGTCAAGGAGGACCGCGCCAGGGAGCGATGGTCACGCTTCATCACGCGGCTGACCACGTCGCACACGCGCAAGGTGACGATCGGCGTGACGGGCAAGTACGCCCAGTTGCGTGACGCCTACGCATCGATCGAGAAGGCGCTGGAGCACTGTTCCGCGCACCTGCGATGCGCGGTCGAGCAGCGGTGGATTGAGACGACCGAGGTCACGGATCAGAACGTCGCCGACCGGCTTTCGGGCGTTGACGCCGTGATCGTCCCCGGTGGGTTCGGCAGCCGCGGGGTGGAGGGCAAGATCGCCTGCGTCCGCCACTGCCGCGAGGGCGGCGTGCCCTACCTCGGCATCTGCCTTGGCTTCCAAGTCGCCGTCATCGAGTTCGCGCGGAACGTGCTGCGCTGGGCGGATGCTTCGAGTGCGGAGTTCGACCCGGAGTGCCCCACGCCCGTCATCAGCGAACTGCCCGAGCAGAAGAGGATCGAGGGTCTCGGGGGCACGATGCGCCTTGGGGCGCAGGACGTGCTGATCGCCCCGGACACGCTGGCCGCGTTCCTGTTCCGCGAGCGGATGAGCGGTGGCACGGTCCGCGAGCGGTTCCGCCACCGCTACGAGGTCGATCCCACCTACATCGAGCGGCTGGAGGCCGGCGGCCTGGTCTTCTCCGGCCGACACCCGTCGCAACCGATCATGCAGGTGCTCGAACTGCCGACCGTCCGGCCCGAGGGCGTCGTGGACGACGAGCCGCGGGCGCGGGCCGTGCACCCGTTCTTCGTGGGGGCGCAGTTCCATCCCGAGTTGACGAGCCGGCCGCTTCGCCCGCAGCCGCTCTTCATGGGGCTGGTGGCGGCCGCCATCCGCCGCCGCTACGAGCGCGACGACGAGGAATGGCGGCGCGTCGCGGCCGACGGCGACGTGACGCGGTGGCTCATGGGGGCGGGCGCGAGACGCCAGGCTGTCTAA
- a CDS encoding M1 family metallopeptidase translates to MTHRTMPGRRNKPCPPVPFRTALLEPCMIRRPCLAACAIALLLTLVVPCTFAQEAPGSVYDPATGRDLSAWPPDRHFDHLHMLLELDLPDVVNQPTAMGRVTLTVTPLGRERGSLVLNAEGMRIDSVAVARGTATRPAAFTHADDLLTIKISPPAGPGETFKIVIDYAIEQLRFDGTGLTWSPPTRRPSNASEEVPMLHTQGQPEYARRWFPCHDFPNERLATELVVTVDSDFQTISNGRLIDRRMMADGRTRWHWKQDLPHANYLVSLVVGKFDVVEVGGQQSARPGLDMPVYTPVGTAANAARAFGRTPEMIAFFERYFDEPYPWDKYAQTIVRGFQAGAMENTSASTFNAFAAAAGRDALEDIIAHELVHQWTGNLLTCKSWEHLWLNEGWASMGEALWAEEAARLEAVARGASAEEADAAMRRAYHRAIHGSFVGQRGGNRATAPDMPALASNRYVDPETNFMKLDNPYGKGACVLHMLRARLGDSIFLEGVRLYIKRHRFGEVETDDLRKALEDVSGQSLERFFEQWVYRPGIARFNVDLAWTGPDEGPGTLTVRAEQVQPIDADNPAYAVTLPIYISFPDGSGDYYYLVTDERVAESAFELHARPSDAVIDPGLHVLADYAVKKPFAWWLRQLESGPTFAAQVHAAEHLSALDDPRALAALAAADPEVLAVAELARPQPAAAR, encoded by the coding sequence ATGACACATCGTACCATGCCCGGCCGCCGCAACAAGCCCTGCCCGCCTGTACCCTTTCGAACCGCCCTTCTGGAGCCGTGCATGATCCGCCGACCCTGCCTAGCCGCGTGTGCGATCGCTCTGCTGCTCACCCTTGTCGTGCCGTGCACATTCGCCCAGGAGGCGCCGGGCAGTGTCTACGACCCGGCAACGGGGCGTGACCTCTCCGCCTGGCCGCCGGATCGCCACTTCGACCACCTCCACATGCTCCTCGAACTCGACCTGCCCGATGTTGTGAACCAGCCGACAGCGATGGGGCGGGTGACGCTGACCGTCACGCCCCTCGGCCGTGAGCGGGGTAGCCTCGTGCTCAACGCCGAGGGGATGCGGATCGACAGTGTCGCCGTCGCGCGCGGCACGGCGACCCGGCCGGCGGCGTTCACCCACGCTGACGACCTGCTGACGATCAAGATCAGCCCTCCCGCCGGGCCTGGCGAGACCTTCAAGATCGTCATTGATTACGCCATCGAGCAGTTGCGCTTCGATGGCACCGGCCTGACCTGGTCGCCGCCGACACGCCGGCCTTCCAACGCCTCGGAGGAAGTGCCGATGCTGCACACCCAGGGGCAGCCCGAGTACGCCCGTCGATGGTTCCCCTGCCATGACTTTCCGAACGAACGGCTAGCGACTGAGCTGGTGGTGACCGTGGACAGCGACTTCCAGACCATCTCCAACGGTCGGCTTATCGACCGGCGGATGATGGCAGACGGTCGAACGCGATGGCATTGGAAGCAGGATCTGCCGCACGCCAACTACCTCGTTTCACTCGTCGTGGGCAAGTTCGACGTGGTCGAGGTCGGCGGGCAGCAGTCCGCACGCCCGGGCCTCGACATGCCCGTCTACACACCGGTCGGTACCGCTGCGAACGCGGCCCGGGCCTTCGGCCGCACGCCCGAGATGATCGCCTTCTTTGAGCGCTACTTCGACGAGCCGTACCCGTGGGACAAGTACGCCCAGACGATCGTCCGCGGTTTCCAGGCCGGCGCGATGGAGAACACCTCGGCTTCGACGTTCAACGCCTTCGCCGCAGCGGCGGGACGCGATGCCCTCGAAGACATCATCGCCCACGAACTCGTCCACCAGTGGACGGGCAACCTGCTGACCTGCAAATCGTGGGAGCACCTCTGGCTCAACGAAGGCTGGGCTTCCATGGGCGAGGCGCTGTGGGCTGAGGAGGCCGCGCGGCTCGAAGCAGTGGCGCGCGGCGCCAGCGCGGAGGAGGCAGACGCGGCCATGCGGCGAGCCTACCACCGTGCCATCCACGGCTCGTTCGTCGGGCAGCGCGGCGGCAACCGCGCGACAGCGCCGGACATGCCCGCGCTCGCCAGCAACCGCTACGTCGACCCCGAGACGAACTTCATGAAACTTGACAACCCGTACGGCAAGGGGGCCTGCGTTCTTCACATGCTCCGCGCGCGGCTGGGCGACTCGATTTTCCTTGAAGGCGTCCGTCTCTACATCAAGCGCCACCGCTTCGGCGAGGTTGAGACCGACGATTTGCGCAAGGCCCTCGAAGACGTGTCCGGCCAGTCGCTCGAACGCTTCTTTGAGCAGTGGGTCTACCGCCCCGGCATCGCTCGCTTCAACGTCGATCTGGCATGGACCGGGCCGGACGAAGGCCCGGGCACGCTCACCGTGCGGGCCGAACAGGTTCAGCCCATCGACGCGGACAACCCGGCCTACGCCGTCACGCTGCCGATCTACATCTCGTTCCCCGACGGATCGGGCGACTACTACTATCTCGTCACCGACGAGCGCGTTGCGGAGTCCGCGTTCGAACTGCACGCGCGCCCTTCGGACGCCGTTATCGATCCCGGGCTGCACGTTCTGGCGGACTACGCGGTCAAGAAACCCTTCGCGTGGTGGCTGCGACAACTGGAATCCGGCCCGACCTTCGCCGCCCAGGTACACGCCGCCGAACACCTCTCCGCCCTGGACGATCCGCGTGCCCTCGCCGCGCTCGCGGCAGCCGATCCCGAAGTCCTTGCTGTCGCCGAACTCGCCCGCCCGCAACCAGCGGCCGCCCGCTAA